Genomic window (Nitrosophilus kaiyonis):
CATAAAGAAGCTGGTGCTAAAAAGCTTTATAGAATAATAGATTTTAAAAGAAATAAGTTTGGTGTACCAGGAAGAGTTGCAACAGTTGAATATGATCCATACAGAAACTGTAGAATTTGTCTTGTTGTTTACAAAGATGGTGATAAAAGATATATCATTCAACCAAAAGGTTTAAAAGTTGGTGATACAGTTATGGCCGCAGAAGGTGGTCTTGATGTATTGCCAGGAAATGCAATGAAACTTAAAAATATTCCAGTTGGTACACTTGTACATAACATTGAACTAAGCCCAGGCCATGGCGGACAATTAGCAAGAAGTGCAGGAAGCTATGCGCAAATTATGGGTAGAGAAGATAAATATGTTATTTTAAGACTTCCAAGTGGTGAAATGAGATATGTACTTGGTGAGTGTATGGCAACAGTTGGAACTGTTGGAAATGAAGATTTTATAAATGTGACAATAGGAAAAGCTGGAAGAAATAGACATAGAGGTATAAGACCTCAAACAAGAGGTTCTGCTATGAACCCTGTTGATCACCCACACGGTGGTGGTGAGGGTAAAACTGGTCCAAGTAGAAACCCAGTTACACCATGGGGTGTACCTACAAAAGGTTATAAAACTAGAAAGAAAAAAGCTAGTGATAAATTAATAATTTCAAGAAGAAAAAAATAAGGTAGGGCAAAATGGCAAGAAGTATTAAAAAGGGACCATTTGTTGATGATCATTTAATGAAAAAAGTGATCAAAGCAAAAGAGAGTGGTGATAAAAAACCTATCAAAACTTGGTCAAGAAGAAGTACTATTATTCCTGAAATGATAGGTCTTACTATAAATGTACACAATGGTAGACAGTTTGTACCAGTTTATATCACTGAAAATCATGTTGGTTTTAAACTTGGTGAGTTTGCACCAACAAGAACTTTTAGAGGCCACAAAGGCTCAGTTCAGAAAAAGATAGGTAAATAAGGGTAGGCCATGAGTAAAGCGATATTAAGATTTGTAAGGCTCTCACCAACAAAAGCAAGATTGGTTGCAAGAGAAGTTCAGGGAATGAATGCAGAGCTAGCTCTAGCTAGTTTAGAATTTATGCCAAATAAGGCTGCAAAAATTATCTCTAAAGTTATTGCAAGTGCAGTTGCAAATGGTGGTTATGAGCCAGAAGAGGTAGTTATAACTTCTTGCAGAGTAGATAAAGGACCAGTACTAAAAAGATTTAGACCAAGAGCAAGAGGTAGAGCAAGTAGAATTGAAAAACCAACCTCTCATATTTATGTAGAAGTTGCACAAAAGAAGGATAGCTAATGGGTCAAAAAGTTAATCCAATTGGACTAAGATTAGGTATAAATAGGAACTGGGGTAGTAGGTGGTATCCAGATTATAATAGAA
Coding sequences:
- the rplB gene encoding 50S ribosomal protein L2, whose protein sequence is MAIKTYKPYTPSRRFMTTLDNSDITSRPTVRKLLKKLPAKAGRNSYGRITSRHKEAGAKKLYRIIDFKRNKFGVPGRVATVEYDPYRNCRICLVVYKDGDKRYIIQPKGLKVGDTVMAAEGGLDVLPGNAMKLKNIPVGTLVHNIELSPGHGGQLARSAGSYAQIMGREDKYVILRLPSGEMRYVLGECMATVGTVGNEDFINVTIGKAGRNRHRGIRPQTRGSAMNPVDHPHGGGEGKTGPSRNPVTPWGVPTKGYKTRKKKASDKLIISRRKK
- the rpsS gene encoding 30S ribosomal protein S19, giving the protein MARSIKKGPFVDDHLMKKVIKAKESGDKKPIKTWSRRSTIIPEMIGLTINVHNGRQFVPVYITENHVGFKLGEFAPTRTFRGHKGSVQKKIGK
- the rplV gene encoding 50S ribosomal protein L22, with protein sequence MSKAILRFVRLSPTKARLVAREVQGMNAELALASLEFMPNKAAKIISKVIASAVANGGYEPEEVVITSCRVDKGPVLKRFRPRARGRASRIEKPTSHIYVEVAQKKDS